A window from Podospora bellae-mahoneyi strain CBS 112042 chromosome 1 map unlocalized CBS112042p_1, whole genome shotgun sequence encodes these proteins:
- a CDS encoding uncharacterized protein (EggNog:ENOG503P51E; COG:S), with protein sequence MTMFKGGPGAWDPVHPGISKIYQYRPLTPKCQEHDYTIRLLHLLPARDSNASLRCWLIEKGYRDYWGIPVHHDYHAVSYTWGDPVFPEALEVLPNSFSSPTESLGVIRITQNLHSALKHLRRRDVPVVLWVDAVCINQSDVTERNSQVSNMPNIYKKASSTIVWLGDESAVDDARLCMSFFENLGRLSSASQDQQHSTSWRKRFEINQLVGDFLDENKAEIAFFLERPWFHRRWIVQEVVLAKSVAIHCGRWKIDWDTFHLAMFELFESDQGVFTQDHRTTMRTMTGVRNGSRTITAVRNIGVAAKKQLPLDTLVEFASFLCADPRDRLYALYGVIKRWSPRQVTMQLSQISNIDYSLPTETVFTNFAAELMQINTHDLQLVASRYWIVTHVLQLATAFGQRGIPGDHFGIKIPSWVVDWTGDLCFEPLQHSRANGVAFEALRGNDVVQFLPNKEHPSHLVMVGIPFDMVTATISLDIAPMLLTNSVHKARVSLNKFLCEVARHVHDDSYKPTSEHLVTALAISLVANWDHTPSNSYFAQDPRFIQDFLAQLRNQQYHLPEMLHKWPAYVELMAITMRGRSLFLTAKGYMGIAATAVKTGDVVSLLDGQSVPFILRPERAVKYSVYHGERGAVEAPDCFDYQAMRYSYDVAMLASDPGAYNSFSLISDAYVHGLMKGESNEIMKKDGDDLALKIISIS encoded by the coding sequence ATGACCATGTTCAAAGGCGGTCCGGGGGCATGGGACCCGGTGCATCCGGGTATCTCCAAGATTTACCAGTACCGCCCGTTAACACCGAAATGCCAAGAACACGATTACACCATCCggctccttcatcttcttccgGCCCGAGACAGCAATGCTTCTCTCCGTTGCTGGCTGATTGAAAAGGGCTACAGGGACTACTGGGGGATACCCGTCCACCACGACTATCATGCCGTGTCGTACACCTGGGGCGACCCTGTTTTTCCAGAGGCTCTCGAGGTCCTTCCTAACAGCTTCTCATCTCCCACCGAGTCACTTGGTGTCATCCGCATTACGCAAAATCTTCACTCGGCCTTGAAGCACCTAAGACGGCGCGATGTTCCCGTGGTTCTCTGGGTGGATGCTGTATGCATCAACCAGAGCGATGTCACGGAGCGCAACAGCCAAGTGTCCAACATGCCCAACATATACAAGAAGGCTTCGTCGACAATAGTTTGGCTCGGGGACGAATccgctgttgatgatgctcgGTTATGCATGAGCTTTTTCGAGAACCTGGGGAGACTTTCGTCAGCTTCTCAAGACCAGCAGCATTCTACCTCCTGGCGAAAACGATTCGAGATCAACCAGCTCGTGGGAGATTTCCTGGATGAAAACAAGGCTGAAATTGCATTTTTCCTCGAGAGGCCTTGGTTTCACCGTCGTTGGATTGTACAAGAAGTCGTTCTGGCCAAAAGTGTGGCCATACACTGCGGACGGTGGAAGATCGACTGGGACACCTTTCACCTCGCCATGTTTGAGCTCTTTGAGAGCGACCAAGGGGTATTCACACAAGATCATCGCACAACCATGCGGACAATGACAGGCGTCCGCAATGGCAGTCGTACCATAACAGCAGTACGCAACATTGGCGTGGCAGCAAAGAAACAGTTGCCGCTGGACACTCTTGTCGAGTTTGCATCGTTTCTCTGTGCCGACCCTCGGGACAGACTTTACGCCCTATATGGTGTCATCAAGCGTTGGTCCCCACGCCAGGTCACGATGCAATTGAGTCAAATCAGCAACATTGATTATTCCTTGCCGACCGAGACCGTCTTCACGAACTTCGCAGCTGAATTAATGCAGATCAATACGCATGATCTTCAACTTGTGGCGTCCAGGTACTGGATTGTCACTCATGTTTTGCAGCTTGCGACAGCGTTCGGTCAACGGGGTATTCCGGGTGATCATTTCGGTATCAAGATCCCGTCATGGGTGGTGGACTGGACGGGAGATCTGTGTTTCGAGCCACTACAACACTCACGAGCAAACGGCGTTGCATTTGAAGCGCTCAGGGGCAATGATGTGGTTCAGTTCCTCCCGAACAAAGAACATCCATCTCACCTTGTGATGGTCGGCATACCATTTGACATGGTCACAGCAACCATATCACTTGATATCGCCCCAATGTTACTGACCAATTCGGTCCACAAAGCCAGAGTATCTTTGAATAAGTTCCTCTGCGAAGTGGCTCGTCACGTCCATGACGATTCTTACAAGCCGACTTCGGAACATCTTGTTACGGCCTTGGCAATTTCACTCGTTGCAAATTGGGACCATACTCCCAGCAACTCGTACTTTGCACAAGACCCACGCTTCATCCAAGACTTTCTGGCACAACTACGGAATCAACAGTATCATTTGCCTGAAATGTTACATAAATGGCCAGCGTACGTCGAGCTGATGGCTATTACAATGCGAGGACGGTCTCTTTTCCTGACTGCCAAAGGATACATGGGTATtgcagcaacagcagtcaAGACCGGCGACGTTGTCTCTTTACTGGACGGCCAAAGTGTGCCCTTCATTTTAAGACCGGAGCGAGCCGTAAAATACTCGGTTTACCATGGCGAACGGGGCGCCGTGGAAGCGCCGGATTGTTTCGACTATCAGGCCATGAGGTATAGCTATGACGTGGCGATGCTCGCGAGCGACCCAGGCGCATACAACAGCTTCTCTTTAATCAGTGATGCTTACGTGCATGGCCTAATGAAAGGGGAAAGTAATGAGATAATGAAGAAAGATGGCGATGATCTTGCGCTGAAAATAATATCAATTTCTTGA
- a CDS encoding uncharacterized protein (COG:S; EggNog:ENOG503P1A1) — protein MVTILHFPPVEFASTGSKMRPAFIILENNAALLSCHRCLSDLETLLPTDAGVGLPRRRLTIAELAWPLKQSKARKTLVELSQHKVTLLLIISGDVLHELRAIKTTLHKIQNNVTESERRSIQTWLEQTNPSRLHNAAISKHEPETCAWLTRSDGWNLWTYSTSPYGMLWIYGIPGAGKTVLASFAIEKIRLLCEGATNYVYAYYYCHCYNAQDEAIPLLRWVAAQVSRQLSWAPVELKRLHDRGCELTVPELQHILELALARLERLFIIVDAVDESMPRDEIIRLFATISLDARF, from the exons ATGGTCACCATCCTCCACTTTCCTCCTGTCGAATTTGCATCGACGGGCTCAAAGATGCGCCCAGC CTTCATCATTTTGGAAAACAACGCCGCTCTCCTCAGCTGCCATCGTTGTCTCTCCGACCTGGAAACTCTGCTTCCCACCGATGCGGGTGTTGGCCTTCCCCGTCGCCGCCTTACCATTGCAGAGCTCGCTTGGCCCTTGAAGCAATCAAAGGCTAGGAAGACTCTGGTTGAGCTCTCGCAGCACAAGGTTACCCTCCTCCTGATTATATCAGGTGATGTACT GCATGAGTTGCGCGCCATCAAGACAACGCTGCACAAGATTCAAAATAATGTCACTG AATCCGAGCGTCGTAGCATTCAGACTTGGCTGGAGCAGACGAATCCGTCACGGCTTCACAATGCTGCCATCAGTAAACACGAACCAGAGACATGCGCATGGCTGACACGCTCTGATGGATGGAACTTGTGGACGTACTCGACATCTCCTTATGGAATGCTCTGGATTTACGGAATACCTGGTGCTGGCAAGACGGTATTGGCCTCCTTTGCCATCGAAAAGATCAGGCTCCTTTGCGAAGGCGCCACCAACTACGTTTACGCTTATTACTATTGTCATTGCTACAACGCCCAAGACGAGGCTATACCACTGCTGAGATGGGTAGCCGCCCAGGTTTCTCGACAACTCAGCTGGGCTCCTGTCGAGCTCAAACGCCTCCATGACAGAGGTTGTGAGCTAACCGTCCCAGAGCTACAACACATTCTTGAACTTGCCCTGGCACGACTGGAACGGTTATTCATTATTGTTGATGCAGTTGATGAAAGCATGCCGAGGGACGAGATAATACGTCTATTTGCGACAATATCTCTCGACGCCCGATTCTAA
- a CDS encoding uncharacterized protein (COG:S; EggNog:ENOG503P1A1): MKNPYVDCYIQRHIRARFQSSMRLRRWQNSFQAIEEALVSGANGMLRWVDCQLHSIERLGDKTKLASVLQDLPRDLTESYIKIFEAIPEVDQPFI; this comes from the exons atgAAAAACCCGTATGTCGATTGCTATATTCAACGTCACATTCGTGCAAGGTTTCAGTCTAGCATGCGTCTTCGGCGATGGCAGAACTCTTTCCAAGCAATCGAGGAGGCATTGGTGTCGGGAGCAAACGGCAT GCTTCGCTGGGTGGACTGTCAACTGCACAGCATTGAGCGTCTTGGGGACAAGACAAAACTCGCATCCGTCTTGCAAGATCTTCCTCGTGACCTGACCGAGTCGTACATCAAAATATTCGAGGCCATCCCCGAGGTCGACCAGCCGTTTATATAA
- a CDS encoding uncharacterized protein (CAZy:AA4; EggNog:ENOG503NZZV; COG:C), translating to MSITHPQTYPHPDYEAAHQQTYERAPRHPITPIPLPPGVGQTDFDSAISEFISIAGEESVFVKEGLSDYIDPYDVHEHDPSQRKLPSAAVCPDSTDQLSSVLRVANKYKIPLWHFSRGKNLGYGGPAPRVNGSVALDLHKLDKIIEVNDEYHYAVVEPGVTFIQLYEYCVEHKKKVWPSTPSLGWGSVIGNTVDRGMGFGMNYAHHQCVTGIEVMLPDGDVVRTGQWGISSSPSAFLSKFTFGPSLEGLFFQSNLGVVTKMSLWLTPQPQAYMCCSFSMPLFTDLEVMVDVFGEMKRNGTVQSCVWFTSLIETLCIMGRREDYWTGEGPVPDWRLEELRQETGFGHWYARWGLYGPKRIVEAQFEEIKSVVARRAPTGTIAGNLYANPGEDGRLDATTVPDQDGRMFVGIPSLWSLPLINWPISKEKKDGKAAHGDYAPVIPSNGKLLIEWIEVSKPICEANGVELMADFFMHERHVVLMNMFTWDQTDNTQKEKMERLYYGLYEEAKKRGYGMYRGHVNHMDLIAHLNDFNNHAYNRFVEKIKDAIDPNGILGPGKQGIWPNRFRHLREAQEKRFD from the exons ATGTCAATAACACACCCCCAAACCTACCCTCACCCAGACTACGAGGCTGCCCATCAGCAGACCTACGAGCGTGCTCCTCGACACCCGATAACACCCATTCCACTGCCTCCTGGCGTTGGCCAAACCGACTTTGATTCTGCCATTTCCGAGTTCATCTCCATCGCAGGCGAGGAATCGGTTTTTGTCAAGGAAGGACTGTCTGATTACATTGATCCGTATGATGTCCATGAGCATGACCCTTCCCAGCGCAAGCTGCCCAGTGCGGCTGTTTG CCCCGACTCAACAGACCAACTCTCCTCCGTCCTCCGAGTAGCCAACAAGTACAAGATCCCACTCTGGCACTTCTCCCGTGGCAAGAACCTCGGTTACGGCGGCCCCGCTCCCCGAGTGAACGGTTCGGTGGCTCTTGACCTCCACAAGCTAGACAAGATCATTGAGGTCAACGACGAGTACCACTACGCTGTTGTCGAGCCTGGAGTCACCTTCATCCAGCTGTACGAATACTGCGTCGagcacaagaagaaggtctGGCCTAGCACGCCGAGTCTAGGATGGGGGAGTGTCATCGGGAAT ACGGTAGATAGAGGAATGGGCTTCGGGATGAATTACGCTCACCATCAATGCGTAACTGGGATCGAGGTCATGTTACCGGACGGTGATGTCGTGCGGACGGGACAGTGGGGGAtttcctcttctccgtcTGCGTTTTTGTCCAAGTTTACGTTTGGTCCTTcgctggaggggttgtttttcCAGTCAAACTTGGGCGTCGTGACCAAGATGAGTCTGTGGCTGACCCCCCAGCCGCAGGCGTACATGTGCTGCAGTTTTAGCATGCCGCTGTTTACCGAcctggaggtgatggtggatgtgtttggggagatgaagaggaacGGGACGGTGCAGTCGTGCGTGTGGTTTACCAGTCTTATCGAGACGCTTTGCATCATGGGGCGGAGGGAAGATTACTGGACTGGGGAAGGACCGGTGCCGGATTGgaggctggaggagctgaggcAGGAGACGGGGTTTGGGCATTGGTATGCGCGGTGGGGGTTGTACGGACCGAAGAGGATTGTGGAGGCGCAGTttgaggagatcaagagTGTGGTTGCCAGAAGGGCGCCGACGGGGACGATCGCGGGGAATTTGTATGCCAATCCGGGAGAGGACGGGAGGTTGGATGCGACGACGGTGCCGGATCAAGACGGGCGGATGTTTGTGGGGATTCCGAGTCTGTGGAGTTTACCGTTGATCAACTGGCCGATTTcgaaggagaaaaaggatGGCAAGGCGGCGCATGGGGATTATGCACCGGTTATTCCGTCGAATGGGAAGTTGCTGATAGAGTGGATAGAGGTTAGCAAGCCGATTTGTGAGGCGAATGGGGTCGAGCTGATGGCGGATTTCTTTATGCACGAGAGGCATGTTGTGTTGATGAATATGTTTACTTGGGACCAGACAGACAACACgcagaaagaaaagatggagaggttgtaTTATGGGCTGTATGAAGAGGCAAAAAAGAGAGGGTATGGGATGTACAGGGGGCATGTGAACCACATGG ATCTCATTGCCCATTTGAACGACTTCAACAATCACGCCTACAACCGCTTTgtggagaagatcaag GATGCAATCGATCCCAATGGAATTCTGGGGCCTGGGAAGCAGGGTATCTGGCCTAACAGATTCCGCCATCTAAGGGAGGCGCAGGAAAAGAGGTTTGACTAA
- a CDS encoding uncharacterized protein (EggNog:ENOG503P7SV) yields the protein MSLAISQCVYSQIQRYSLRRQKPRGLEEQVAIFVATRIFDVGLTTAAAVAAAAAGANAMGVPLTSDILRHAAIGGAIKAAAMAVAGLIMLAPQNTPLIVLMTLLGTSIGSNALAVVAVANRIFGTDQAPNQLIIAAVVASIPLSFCFVYYYGAFRVPITFTSIAFDVLGAYTFVRMAENLGHPICPPRPALVAGAVFGAVFSGAITLLGCCVIGKSRTIPISDFSGNGHVSGSALTTCCGNRVHVNVQSTEYARGQGVVGSRNTFTNGTIYNSAHGIGVYWDPGSIHGGLTFNTHSTRDCTTSTGTSNMTRIVMA from the exons ATGAGTTTGG CCATTAGCCAGTGCGTATACAGCCAGATTCAACGGTACTCCCTCCGCCGGCAAAAGCCACGCGGCCTAGAAGAGCAAGTGGCCATCTTCGTCGCCACTCGTATCTTTGATGTCGGCCTCACAACAGCTGCAGCCGttgctgcggctgcggcggGCGCAAATGCTATGGGCGTCCCATTGACGTCGGACATACTTCGACATGCCGCCATTGGGGGAGCCATCAAAGCGGCCGCTATGGCAGTCGCTGGACTGATTATGCTGGCGCCACAAAACACGCCCTTGATTGTGCTAATGACATTGTTGGGAACTTCAATCGGATCCAACGCTCTCGCAGTGGTAGCAGTAGCCAATCGCATATTTGGGACTG atcaagctcCAAACCAGCTCATCATCGCAGCTGTTGTAGCATCCATACCTCTGTCATTTTGTTTCGTCTACTACTACGGAG CGTTTCGAGTACCAATCACATTCACCTCGATCGCTTTCGACGTCCTCGGCGCCTACACTTTTGTGAGAATGGCCGAGAACCTAGGGCACCCCATCTGCCCACCCCGTCCAGCATTGGTGGCTGGCGCCGTGTTTGGGGCAGTCTTCTCCGGAGCAATCACTCTACTTGGCTGCTGTGTCATCGGAAAAAGCAGGACCATACCCATCTCAGACTTTTCAGGAAACGGACACGTGAGCGGATCCGCCCTCACGACATGCTGCGGGAACCGTGTGCATGTGAACGTCCAATCAACCGAGTACGCCAGGGGTCAGGGAGTTGTGGGGTCTAGGAATACCTTCACCAACGGAACTATCTACAATAGCGCCCATGGGATTGGTGTCTATTGGGATCCGGGAAGTATCCATGGTGGTCTTACATTCAACACCCACTCTACTCGGGACTGCACGACAAGTACTGGGACATCCAACATGACCAGAATTGTGATGGCTTGA
- a CDS encoding uncharacterized protein (EggNog:ENOG503P3IA) translates to MEQSNPAEEQCLIDPNPDVVGVGIRASLYVLALSYHIFSYVFNSAELSGAIESSLGVTGLALFLTAVITTATQSLGLFHALCVFHLLGIVGLSAHPRGRYPGGVVRRVVFMAFYVVVMTGSLAYLIYVFATAPTFGDQAECNNTTVYVLFGVNIPATSPGLRWTLVAALSLLLLGFGCWLLFVGCIAVDAMFGRKVPHDVFGAQDVNLGNNKSKPPLYQLISYLAGTIYLIVMLELTIQRNALAPGLEEWGFGQILAMTMLIGPLIELASLLLGKIDGVHDHDLVLASRR, encoded by the exons ATGGAGCAAAGCAATCCCGCAGAAGAGCAATGTCTTATCGACCCAAATCCAGATGTGGTCGGAGTAGGG ATCCGCGCGTCGTTATACGTGCTCGCCCTCTCATACCACATCTTCAGCTACGTCTTCAACTCGGCCGAGCTCTCTGGCGCTATTGAATCGTCCCTCGGCGTCACCGGCCTTGCCCTTTTCCTGACCGCTGTCATCACGACCGCCACCCAGTCACTCGGGCTCTTCCACGCCCTGTGTGTATTTCACCTGCTTGGCATCGTGGGCCTTTCCGCCCATCCTCGTGGGCGATACCCAGGGGGAGTGGTGCGGAGGGTTGTCTTTATGGCGTTCTACGTGGTGGTCATGACGGGATCCTTGGCATATCTGATCTATGTTTTTGCGACCGCGCCGACATTTGGTGATCAGGCCGAGTGCAACAACACCACGGTGTATGTGCTCTTTGGGGTGAATATCCCCGCAACAAGTCCTGGTCTGCGCTGGACGCTGGTGGCTGCGCTTTCTCTTTTACTGCTGGGTTTcggctgctggctgctttTCGTTGGCTGCATCGCTGTTGATGCGATGTTTGGTCGCAAGGTGCCCCACGATGTGTTTGGAGCGCAGGATGTGAATCTAGGGAACAACAAAAGCAAACCGCCGCTGTATCAACTTATCAGCTATTTGGCCGGTACCATATACCTGATTGTGATGCTCGAGTTGACTATCCAGCGGAACGCGCTGGCTCCAGGTCTTGAGGAGTGGGGTTTTGGTCAGATTCTCGCCATGACCATGCTGATAGGGCCGCTGATCGAGCTTGCTTCACTTCTGCTGGGGAAGATTGATGGTGTTCATGATCACGACTTGGTTCTGGCGTCTagaaggtga
- a CDS encoding uncharacterized protein (EggNog:ENOG503PXF1) has protein sequence MAAFSDPPPSIVPSHMLASPGFGFDSFDNDSDVELPQLPTPQALVPAHVSTGGQVGIQGNLSSNVIPIGSHTSGIVLYNDANLLGDGQQQLLYYSKNRADRDRNKQSRSEHRGGYSRTFSSDRATAYAIKTARYPVLYEMARTPAVARKALETWKRQPSQPSIPEGSNTSTGGQGQAGPSTAPVVRGATSITTALPPQHMAFSKPVLEKNRRGTRYVITCELEKAYPNFHIQCEYIYLNQQERVNHSWTDTRISLVNISTKENLWVVAMEQIGYNEAFIKGLVGDEEYAQLGSVDGPVKGHDKYSGPSFVAKVAKKITIPEGYDLGNIWCKAAGFYTMKIFVPSKEYKM, from the exons ATGGCTGCCTTCTCAGATCCACCCCCTAGCATCGTCCCATCTCATATGCTAGCCTCTCCCGGGTTCGGTTTCGATTCTTTTGATAATGATTCCGATGTTGAGCTTCCACAactcccaacaccacaggCTCTTGTGCCAGCTCATGTCTCAACGGGAGGACAGGTCGGGATCCAGGGAAATCTTTCCTCCAATGTTATTCCGATCGGAAGTCATACAAGTGGAATTGTCTTGTACAATGACGCCAATCTGCTAGGAGATGGCCAACAGCAATTGCTGTACTACTCAAAAAACCGCGCAGACAGAGATCGGAACAAACAAAGTCGTTCGGAACATAGAGGTGGTTACTCACGAACATTTAGCTCTGATAGAG caacggccTATGCCATCAAGACAGCACGTTACCCGGTGCTTTACGAAATGGCGAGAACGCCAGCTGTTGCAAGGAAGGCGCTAGAAACATGGAAGAGGCAACCCAGTCAACCATCCATTCCAGAAGGGAGCAACACATCTACGGGCGGTCAAGGGCAAGCAGGTCCGTCGACTGCCCCGGTGGTTAGGGGTGCCACGTCTATCACCACCGCTTTGCCCCCACAGCACATGGCCTTTTCCAAGCCTGTCCTGGAAAAAAACCGCCGCGGGACTCGGTATGTTATCACCTGCGAACTCGAAAAGGCCTATCCAAACTTCCACATCCAGTGCGAATACATTTACCTCAATCAGCAAGAACGGGTCAACCATAGCTGGACGGACACACGCATCTCGCTTGTCAATATATCAACTAAGGAAAATCTCTGGGTTGTGGCTATGGAGCAGATAGGCTACAATGAAGCCTTCATCAAAGGGCTTGTTGGCGACGAAGAATATGCCCAACTCGGAAGCGTTGATGGGCCGGTGAAAGGACACGATAAATACTCTGGCCCATCATTTGTTGCGAAGGTGGCCAAGAAAATCACGATTCCAGAAGGATACGACTTGGGTAACATCTGGTGTAAAGCAGCGGGATTTTACACAATGAAAATCTTTGTCCCAAGCAAAGAATACAAaatgtaa
- a CDS encoding uncharacterized protein (EggNog:ENOG503NX3T; COG:Q) produces the protein MANTTAVEELDIVIVGAGLTGINAAYRLQTQLPNHSYAILEARDSLGGTWDFWKYPGIRSDSTMALYGFPWRPWPYEESMAGAKAIKSYIAECAASEGIDKKIRYHHRVKAANWSSEEQKWTLQLEITCEDGVTEEKQIKAWWLLACSGYYSYDKVLPPTIPGIDKFQGQVIHPQFWDENLDYADKRIIVIGSGATAITLLPSLAEKAKQVTMLQRSPSYVLALPRKDKTVKTLSKWMPRSWAVTINWFQRMFFETVFVQFVLNFPNAGRRFVIGAMKSQLPKGFAIEKHFNPRYNPFEQRLCFCPGADFFKALHKPGVSIVTDVIDTVTSDGIIVKTGGEKIEADIIVTATGLHMEVLSSTAVTVDGKPVNETIGERYVWNGCMIEGVPNAGLLTGYTAASWTPGVDVRTRNLIKVIKHQDKTGASSAAPHIPESKRASMPAGPMMTLTSTYARAAMKRMPLVAGIGPWKAGTNWVQDVWAMLFGSVKDGMKYSSGDKDKAI, from the coding sequence AtggccaacaccaccgccgtcgaggagctcgacaTTGTCATCGTTGGTGCTGGGCTCACGGGCATCAACGCTGCATATCGCCTCCAAACCCAGCTGCCCAATCACAGTTATGCGATTCTCGAAGCCAGGGATTCTCTGGGTGGAACGTGGGACTTTTGGAAGTATCCAGGCATCCGGAGCGACAGCACCATGGCATTATATGGCTTCCCATGGCGACCGTGGCCCTATGAGGAGAGCATGGCTGGCGCCAAAGCCATCAAGTCGTACATTGCCGAGTGCGCTGCTTCCGAAGGCATCGACAAGAAGATTCGGTATCACCACCGCGTAAAGGCTGCAAACTGGAGTTCTGAAGAGCAAAAGTGGACGCTTCAACTGGAAATCACATGCGAGGATGGTGTCACAGAAGAGAAGCAGATCAAGGCGTGGTGGCTGCTTGCCTGCAGTGGCTATTACAGCTACGATAAGGTTTTGCCGCCTACCATCCCCGGGATTGACAAATTCCAGGGACAGGTGATTCATCCTCAGTTCTGGGACGAGAACCTCGATTATGCGGATAAGAGGATCATCGTCATCGGCTCCGGCGCCACAGCCATCACCCTTCTGCCTTCCCTCGCAGAAAAGGCCAAGCAGGTTACCATGCTACAACGCAGTCCATCCTATGTGCTCGCCCTTCCGAGAAAAGACAAGACGGTCAAGACCTTGTCTAAATGGATGCCGCGCAGCTGGGCTGTGACCATCAACTGGTTTCAGAGAATGTTCTTCGAGACGGTCTTTGTCCAGTTTGTTCTCAACTTTCCCAATGCCGGACGCAGGTTCGTCATCGGCGCCATGAAGTCACAGCTGCCAAAAGGGTTTGCAATCGAGAAGCACTTCAATCCCCGGTACAACCCCTTCGAGCAGCGCCTCTGCTTCTGTCCAGGTGCCGATTTCTTCAAGGCGCTGCACAAGCCTGGCGTCAGCATTGTGACGGATGTCATAGACACCGTTACTAGTGACGGCATCATCGTCAAGACTGGCGGCGAGAAGATTGAGGCTGATATTATTGTGACTGCTACCGGATTGCACATGGAGGTTTTGTCAAGCACGGCTGTTACAGTGGATGGGAAGCCTGTCAACGAAACCATAGGGGAGCGCTATGTGTGGAATGGGTGCATGATTGAGGGCGTCCCGAATGCTGGGCTTTTGACTGGGTACACCGCTGCCAGTTGGACGCCTGGCGTGGACGTGCGGACAAGGAACCTGATCAAGGTTATCAAGCACCAAGACAAGACCGGGGCTTCATCTGCCGCCCCTCACATCCCCGAGTCTAAGAGAGCCTCCATGCCAGCTGGGCCTATGATGACGCTTACTTCGACGTATGCACGGGCTGCGATGAAAAGGATGCCACTTGTTGCTGGCATTGGGCCGTGGAAAGCTGGAACAAACTGGGTGCAGGATGTGTGGGCAATGCTGTTTGGAAGTGTCAAGGACGGCATGAAGTATTCTTCTGGAGACAAAGACAAAGCTATTTGA